Proteins from a genomic interval of uncultured Methanocorpusculum sp.:
- the glyA gene encoding serine hydroxymethyltransferase — translation MSSLALFDPEIFQLINKEHKRQVEGLELIASENVVAREVMEAMGTILTNKYAEGYPGKRYYGGCEFHDQIENLARDRLCKLFGAEHANVQPHSGSQANEAVYLSCLKPGDKILSQSLNNGGHLSHGDPANMSGKCFDISFYGVDFDTELLDYGVIEELARKNKPDLIVCGASAYPREIDFKAFAEIAEDVGARSMADIAHISGLCCTGLHNSPVGVTTYTTSTTHKTLRGPRGGVIMCNKEYANSIDKAVFPGMQGGPLMHVIAAKAVCFREALTEDYKEYAKQVVKNCKVLAATLEDNNFRLVSGGTDNHLCLLDLSDHNISGQQAEVALGKAGITVNKNTIPRQALSPFETSGIRIGTPTITTRGMKEEQCKQIGDWIAKVLNHIDDEKTIAGVKDEVTSLCLKYPLYPEIRTL, via the coding sequence ATGTCGTCCCTGGCACTATTTGACCCGGAAATTTTCCAGCTGATAAACAAAGAACACAAGCGCCAGGTTGAGGGGCTTGAGCTTATCGCTTCGGAAAACGTCGTCGCACGCGAAGTAATGGAAGCAATGGGAACCATTCTGACCAATAAATATGCAGAAGGTTATCCTGGAAAACGTTACTACGGCGGCTGCGAATTCCATGACCAGATCGAAAACCTCGCACGCGACCGGCTCTGCAAACTTTTCGGTGCAGAACACGCAAACGTCCAGCCCCACTCCGGAAGCCAGGCAAATGAAGCGGTATATCTCTCATGTCTGAAACCCGGAGACAAGATCCTCAGTCAGAGCCTGAACAACGGCGGCCACTTATCCCACGGCGACCCGGCAAATATGTCAGGGAAATGCTTCGACATCTCCTTTTACGGTGTCGATTTCGACACCGAACTTCTCGACTACGGCGTGATCGAGGAGCTCGCACGGAAAAACAAGCCCGATCTCATCGTCTGCGGAGCATCCGCATATCCGCGTGAGATCGATTTCAAAGCATTCGCAGAGATCGCAGAGGACGTCGGTGCCAGGTCGATGGCGGACATCGCCCACATCTCCGGTCTCTGCTGCACGGGACTCCACAACTCTCCGGTCGGCGTTACCACCTACACCACATCAACAACGCACAAGACCCTCCGCGGACCCCGCGGCGGCGTGATCATGTGCAATAAAGAGTATGCAAACTCGATCGACAAGGCAGTATTCCCCGGCATGCAGGGCGGACCACTTATGCACGTGATCGCCGCAAAGGCCGTTTGTTTCCGTGAAGCACTCACCGAGGACTACAAAGAATACGCCAAACAGGTCGTCAAAAACTGTAAAGTGCTTGCAGCAACTCTGGAAGACAACAACTTCCGTCTCGTTTCCGGCGGAACCGACAACCATCTCTGTCTGCTCGACCTTTCCGACCACAACATATCCGGCCAGCAGGCGGAAGTCGCTCTTGGAAAAGCCGGCATCACTGTTAACAAGAACACGATCCCAAGACAGGCGCTCTCTCCCTTCGAAACCTCCGGGATCCGGATCGGCACGCCGACCATCACGACCCGCGGCATGAAGGAAGAACAGTGTAAACAGATCGGGGACTGGATCGCCAAGGTCTTAAACCACATCGATGACGAGAAGACGATTGCCGGAGTCAAAGACGAAGTCACGTCGCTTTGCCTGAAGTATCCTCTGTATCCGGAAATTCGGACCTTATAA
- the folP gene encoding dihydropteroate synthase — protein sequence MEVSIKGIGIGGANPPRLMGVLNISPESFFSDSFTPYELVTTRVEEMRHAGADIIDIGARSTALTAPPITVAEEKERVIRTLKNLEDSGAVFSLDTMYPEVLEAALRYNIDAVNDIGGLSNVRYAKVAADSGLPVIAMTAHNQPGDPTNISSTHEALKEIIARAEHYNIDQLILDPGIGKWVFERSSEADWELCRRFSELEVYGYPLLAAASRKTFIGDCLNKPPHERLYGSLAVLYALLEGGADIVRVHDVAPSKDILKVFQMMHP from the coding sequence ATGGAAGTCAGCATCAAAGGGATCGGCATTGGAGGTGCCAATCCTCCCCGCCTTATGGGGGTACTCAATATCAGCCCAGAGTCCTTCTTCTCGGACTCGTTCACCCCTTACGAACTGGTAACGACCCGCGTCGAGGAGATGCGCCACGCAGGTGCCGACATCATCGACATCGGAGCACGCAGTACGGCTCTTACGGCGCCACCGATCACCGTCGCCGAGGAAAAGGAACGGGTCATCCGCACGCTGAAAAATCTGGAGGATTCAGGCGCCGTCTTTTCACTCGACACGATGTATCCTGAGGTTCTTGAGGCGGCACTCAGATACAACATCGACGCGGTGAACGATATCGGCGGACTCTCGAATGTCCGTTACGCAAAAGTTGCGGCGGACAGCGGACTTCCGGTAATCGCCATGACGGCACACAACCAGCCGGGCGACCCGACCAACATCAGTTCCACCCATGAGGCATTAAAAGAGATCATCGCCAGGGCCGAACACTACAATATCGACCAGCTGATCCTGGATCCGGGTATCGGAAAATGGGTCTTTGAACGATCAAGCGAGGCGGACTGGGAACTCTGCCGCAGATTTTCCGAACTGGAGGTATATGGATATCCGCTTCTTGCTGCGGCCTCCAGAAAAACGTTCATCGGCGACTGCCTGAATAAGCCGCCGCATGAACGACTTTACGGTTCCCTCGCTGTCCTTTATGCTCTTCTGGAAGGGGGAGCAGACATAGTGCGGGTCCATGACGTGGCTCCTTCAAAGGACATCCTGAAAGTTTTCCAGATGATGCACCCCTAA
- the cofC gene encoding 2-phospho-L-lactate guanylyltransferase yields the protein MYFHALIPFKPVNPKTRLSSVLSQEEREEFARIMLEDVIHAVRRTGCSATLLCTSKYECRDALVAIRKEGLNEAINWALPQFHCPAMIIMSDLPMVTPGSLQRVVSTKADMAIVPGLGGGTNVIFVKKPENFRVEYYGFSFRRHLQIAEELDLTVEIIDSMRLSTDVDEPADLVELMIHGHGNAREWLYEHGFTLSVEDGRVKVHRDGKEVV from the coding sequence ATGTACTTCCACGCCTTGATTCCGTTCAAACCGGTCAACCCGAAGACCCGGCTTTCATCCGTTCTGTCCCAGGAGGAACGCGAGGAGTTTGCAAGGATAATGCTGGAAGACGTTATCCACGCAGTTAGAAGGACAGGATGCAGTGCAACGCTCCTTTGTACGTCAAAGTATGAGTGCCGGGATGCCCTTGTGGCAATACGAAAGGAGGGACTCAACGAAGCGATCAACTGGGCTCTTCCGCAGTTCCACTGCCCGGCCATGATCATCATGTCGGATCTTCCCATGGTGACGCCGGGAAGTCTTCAGCGGGTCGTCTCCACGAAAGCGGACATGGCGATCGTGCCTGGCCTCGGCGGCGGGACGAACGTGATTTTTGTCAAGAAGCCGGAAAACTTCCGTGTGGAATACTATGGATTTTCATTCAGACGGCATCTCCAGATCGCAGAAGAACTCGATCTCACCGTCGAGATTATCGACTCCATGCGGTTGTCGACCGACGTGGACGAGCCGGCGGATCTGGTCGAACTGATGATCCACGGACACGGAAATGCCCGAGAATGGTTGTATGAACACGGATTCACCCTCTCGGTGGAGGATGGACGGGTGAAGGTCCACCGGGACGGTAAGGAAGTTGTCTGA
- a CDS encoding DUF1922 domain-containing protein, producing the protein MKNREGFSVIGCVKCRRMMVADLSYATKTCICGNKIDLSKTKLLAVCESADEAGELLRRMQTVKNSGFTTANKIGGPFKKES; encoded by the coding sequence ATGAAAAACAGGGAGGGATTTTCCGTAATCGGGTGTGTGAAATGCAGGCGGATGATGGTCGCCGACCTTTCCTATGCCACCAAAACCTGCATCTGCGGGAACAAAATCGATCTTTCGAAAACAAAACTGCTTGCCGTGTGCGAATCGGCAGATGAAGCGGGCGAACTTCTCAGACGCATGCAGACGGTGAAAAACTCAGGATTCACTACTGCAAATAAGATCGGCGGACCGTTCAAAAAAGAGAGTTAG
- a CDS encoding UPF0147 family protein has product MANPEDMIKQCIMMLRAMSEDSTIPRNIRRVADETMKVLQDEKKTIGLRAASALSMIDEVSNDSNMPIHARTRIWELASTLEAIPFD; this is encoded by the coding sequence ATGGCAAATCCGGAAGATATGATCAAGCAGTGTATTATGATGCTGCGTGCAATGAGTGAAGATTCGACGATTCCGCGGAATATCCGCCGCGTGGCCGATGAAACGATGAAGGTTCTCCAGGATGAGAAGAAGACGATCGGTCTAAGAGCCGCAAGTGCCCTGTCCATGATCGATGAGGTCAGCAATGACTCAAATATGCCGATCCACGCCCGGACCAGAATCTGGGAACTTGCTTCGACTCTTGAAGCAATACCCTTTGACTAA
- a CDS encoding Sjogren's syndrome/scleroderma autoantigen 1 family protein gives MTKKPEDIMTEYLLNGAKMLSELCPKCEAPLFDVKGKKMCVVCANTPTEDTAQKENVDKVQMIVPKYAATDQTPSPAPKNILESLDALILQLCTRAAAETEPERCRTLIECIRTAAEAKTILSR, from the coding sequence ATGACAAAAAAACCTGAGGATATAATGACGGAGTATCTCCTAAACGGAGCGAAAATGCTCTCCGAACTCTGTCCCAAATGCGAGGCCCCTCTTTTCGATGTGAAGGGAAAGAAAATGTGCGTGGTCTGTGCCAATACTCCAACCGAAGATACAGCGCAAAAGGAAAACGTGGATAAAGTCCAGATGATCGTGCCTAAATATGCCGCCACCGATCAGACCCCGTCACCAGCCCCGAAAAACATTCTCGAAAGCCTTGATGCCCTGATTCTCCAACTCTGCACCCGTGCCGCCGCAGAGACCGAACCGGAACGCTGCCGGACTTTAATCGAGTGCATTCGGACCGCCGCAGAAGCAAAAACCATACTCTCGAGATAA
- a CDS encoding dephospho-CoA kinase has translation MKVVGVVGYPASGKGEFSVIAGQLGIPVVVMGDMIRRKVIENGLELTDENIGAAARKLRGELGMDAVAILTAEEIAKINPKIVVIDGIRGDAEVTYFKSVFSDFSLLAITACFETRLLRMKNRGRSDDTTTPETLRSRDEREESFGLSRAVSLADMRIENESSREEFAARIRSYLESLA, from the coding sequence ATGAAGGTCGTCGGCGTTGTCGGGTATCCCGCGAGCGGGAAGGGCGAATTTTCCGTGATCGCGGGGCAACTGGGTATCCCGGTCGTGGTCATGGGAGATATGATTAGGAGAAAGGTAATCGAAAACGGACTGGAGCTGACCGATGAAAACATCGGAGCAGCCGCACGAAAACTTCGGGGCGAACTGGGTATGGACGCCGTCGCAATATTAACGGCAGAGGAGATCGCAAAAATCAACCCGAAAATCGTCGTCATCGACGGAATCAGAGGGGACGCCGAGGTGACGTACTTCAAATCCGTTTTCAGCGACTTTTCGCTTCTGGCAATCACGGCATGTTTCGAGACCCGCCTTCTCAGGATGAAAAACCGCGGGAGAAGCGATGATACGACCACACCTGAAACACTTCGCTCCCGCGACGAACGCGAGGAGTCATTTGGACTTAGCCGAGCAGTCTCTCTTGCGGACATGCGGATCGAAAACGAGTCGAGCCGCGAGGAGTTTGCCGCACGGATCCGGAGTTATCTGGAGAGCCTTGCATGA
- a CDS encoding sugar phosphate isomerase/epimerase family protein has protein sequence MKIFFASSSKVWEDPAWVSEIPEVGFDGWEISADGNYRLDKPETFAAVKRVIDENGLDVTVHAPFSDLNPASINMPIWEETVRQFTVCIEQAAQLTDTVVLHPGYLSPVSRFDEASAWNNHKQACIRLGEAAQRVGVTACLENMPNLDDFFCRDPYEQEGFVDGVPGMGLGLDIGHANTTGNLDEFCKIILPKAHHLHIHDNHGKYDEHLPLGGGTINWDKIMPRIVKEYKGKIIVVEGRNPKEGKKSLEFLRKWI, from the coding sequence ATGAAAATCTTCTTTGCATCCTCTTCAAAAGTCTGGGAAGATCCCGCATGGGTCTCCGAGATCCCGGAGGTCGGATTCGACGGCTGGGAGATCTCGGCTGACGGAAACTACCGGCTGGATAAACCGGAGACGTTTGCCGCAGTCAAACGGGTCATCGATGAAAACGGACTTGACGTCACCGTCCATGCCCCGTTCAGCGACTTAAACCCGGCATCCATCAATATGCCCATTTGGGAAGAAACTGTTCGACAGTTTACCGTCTGCATCGAACAGGCCGCGCAGCTCACCGACACAGTGGTCCTCCACCCGGGGTATCTTTCCCCTGTGAGCAGATTCGACGAAGCTTCTGCATGGAACAACCACAAACAAGCGTGCATCCGCCTTGGAGAAGCCGCACAGAGGGTAGGTGTTACCGCGTGTCTTGAAAATATGCCGAACCTCGACGACTTTTTCTGCCGGGATCCCTACGAACAGGAAGGATTCGTCGACGGTGTGCCGGGCATGGGACTCGGGCTGGATATCGGCCACGCAAACACAACCGGCAATCTGGATGAATTCTGCAAAATCATCCTGCCAAAAGCCCACCACCTTCACATCCACGACAATCATGGAAAATACGATGAACACCTCCCTCTTGGCGGAGGCACCATAAACTGGGATAAGATCATGCCGAGAATAGTCAAGGAATACAAAGGAAAAATCATCGTTGTCGAGGGACGCAACCCGAAAGAGGGAAAGAAAAGCCTCGAGTTTTTACGGAAGTGGATCTAA
- the rnz gene encoding ribonuclease Z: protein MAGETLFVHFLGTAGALPTPLRNPSCIMIRRGSDTLLFDCGEGAQQQMMRLKTGFTVNAVFITHWHADHYLGIFGLFETMAFNGRTEPLTLYGPRGVDWFVNIIHQLTPKIPFMLSAIEVSDGDVIMFDGYSVVAFRTFHGMESIGYVLEEDMRPGRFDREGAIALGVKPGPLFGKLQRGSPVTILRGDEEVTITPEMVMGERRRGRKVVYTGDTRPVKNQPELLANADLLIHEATFDEEEGSERAKEAWHSTACEAGQVAALVKPKILALVHFSSRYITAANHIKDAKEYFSGEIIAPNDLTTVEIPYTDE from the coding sequence ATGGCCGGCGAAACACTCTTCGTGCATTTTCTCGGGACCGCCGGGGCTCTCCCAACGCCGCTTCGAAATCCGTCCTGCATAATGATCAGGCGCGGATCCGACACCCTGCTTTTTGACTGCGGAGAAGGAGCCCAGCAACAGATGATGCGGCTGAAAACCGGATTTACGGTAAATGCCGTTTTCATAACCCACTGGCATGCCGACCATTATCTGGGAATATTCGGGCTTTTTGAAACGATGGCTTTCAATGGGCGGACCGAACCGCTGACGCTTTACGGTCCGCGGGGTGTCGACTGGTTCGTAAATATCATCCATCAGCTGACTCCCAAGATCCCGTTCATGCTCTCGGCAATCGAGGTGTCCGACGGAGACGTGATTATGTTCGACGGATACTCGGTCGTCGCGTTCCGGACCTTCCATGGAATGGAAAGCATCGGATATGTTCTGGAGGAGGATATGCGTCCCGGCAGGTTCGACCGGGAAGGGGCGATCGCTTTGGGAGTAAAACCCGGACCGCTGTTCGGCAAACTCCAGAGAGGAAGCCCGGTCACCATTCTCCGCGGTGATGAAGAAGTGACCATCACTCCAGAGATGGTCATGGGAGAGAGACGGCGCGGGCGAAAAGTTGTATACACCGGAGATACGCGACCGGTCAAAAACCAGCCTGAACTTTTAGCCAATGCGGATCTTCTGATCCATGAAGCAACTTTCGATGAAGAAGAAGGAAGCGAACGTGCGAAAGAGGCCTGGCATTCGACCGCATGTGAAGCGGGACAGGTAGCTGCCCTCGTGAAACCGAAAATTCTGGCCCTTGTACATTTCAGTTCACGATACATTACTGCGGCAAACCACATCAAAGATGCAAAAGAGTATTTCAGCGGGGAAATTATTGCACCAAATGACCTGACAACGGTGGAAATCCCGTACACCGATGAATAA
- a CDS encoding MarR family transcriptional regulator, giving the protein MITVLSPIRNRILYLLAEEGPVSFTRIMEYTGLSKSTVSGYVNTLEMKGLISVIPDPRDARKKTYQITASHIGNITPSAQTGTSDFRELIRQAYAKYDKIDYKEIIPHIIKVALSEAGINIDPVIMRGGEILGQAVAVYIVADTLDRTLANITEFWKHYGFGEIKIRSTDPVQIEVYHCYECMIMPSDSGKSCVISCGLFKAIFSAYYNERVNVEEIQCMTEGHDCCCMEIIRQDHT; this is encoded by the coding sequence GTGATCACAGTACTCAGTCCGATTCGAAACCGGATCCTCTACCTCTTGGCAGAGGAGGGGCCGGTCTCTTTTACGAGAATTATGGAGTACACGGGTCTTTCCAAATCCACGGTATCCGGATACGTCAACACTCTCGAAATGAAAGGTCTGATATCGGTGATACCCGACCCCAGGGATGCCAGAAAAAAGACCTACCAAATAACCGCATCACATATCGGCAATATCACGCCGAGTGCACAGACCGGAACCTCGGATTTTCGTGAACTCATAAGACAGGCATATGCAAAATACGATAAAATCGATTATAAAGAGATCATCCCCCATATCATTAAAGTAGCCCTCAGCGAAGCAGGGATCAACATCGATCCGGTCATTATGCGCGGAGGAGAGATCCTGGGACAGGCAGTCGCCGTTTATATCGTGGCCGACACTCTGGATAGAACCCTGGCAAACATCACCGAGTTCTGGAAACACTACGGTTTTGGGGAGATTAAAATTCGATCTACTGATCCTGTGCAGATTGAAGTTTATCACTGTTACGAATGTATGATCATGCCATCCGATTCCGGAAAAAGTTGTGTGATCTCCTGCGGGTTGTTCAAAGCAATATTTTCCGCATATTATAATGAAAGGGTCAATGTGGAAGAGATCCAGTGTATGACCGAGGGGCATGACTGCTGCTGCATGGAAATCATCAGACAAGATCACACATAA
- the endA gene encoding tRNA-intron lyase, which translates to MKAEFDGTQVIAPSEALSLYEQSGYGRPDKSGILRLDPKEALYLMARGKIEITGLLFDQLLVECAKKPGFLRNFVVYRDIRERGYVVTTGPQDFRVFPRGLRPGKGQSRYLMRVLSERDMVDLAAVIKDAAASANMRKQFVLAVLDDEHELTYYEVRIGTPKPVEQTELPTGIRAKLAGIPSYVTEEGTGITETLKNLWLGTMLDGVRLFLSPLETAWLLESGHLETEPFMTAEEYIDLAASADGEFMDKLALYRYLKALGFFPRSGYKYGHHFRVYTQSGKHSEMLAHAVPFGTLMSMSAISRSVRLAHSVRKKMLFASISGTEITEVEFARMKM; encoded by the coding sequence GTGAAAGCAGAATTCGACGGAACCCAGGTAATCGCCCCATCCGAAGCTCTCTCTCTGTATGAGCAGAGCGGCTACGGACGGCCGGACAAATCAGGAATCCTCCGCCTCGACCCAAAAGAAGCACTCTATCTGATGGCACGGGGTAAAATCGAGATCACCGGACTCTTATTTGATCAACTCCTGGTAGAATGCGCGAAAAAACCCGGCTTTTTACGAAACTTCGTTGTGTACCGGGATATCAGGGAACGCGGGTATGTTGTGACAACCGGCCCTCAGGACTTTCGGGTTTTCCCACGTGGCCTTCGACCCGGAAAAGGGCAGTCACGGTATCTTATGCGCGTGCTCTCTGAAAGAGACATGGTCGACCTCGCGGCAGTCATCAAAGATGCCGCAGCCTCGGCAAACATGCGGAAACAGTTTGTTCTGGCCGTCCTGGACGACGAACATGAACTCACATATTACGAGGTACGGATCGGCACGCCAAAACCCGTTGAACAAACGGAACTCCCAACCGGTATTCGTGCAAAGCTTGCCGGCATCCCCTCGTATGTGACGGAAGAAGGAACCGGCATCACCGAGACGCTGAAAAATCTCTGGCTTGGGACGATGCTGGATGGGGTCAGACTGTTCCTATCGCCTCTCGAAACCGCGTGGCTTTTGGAGAGCGGACATCTTGAAACGGAACCTTTCATGACCGCGGAAGAATACATCGATCTTGCCGCATCAGCCGACGGCGAGTTTATGGACAAACTCGCCCTGTACCGGTACCTGAAAGCTCTTGGATTCTTCCCAAGGTCAGGATACAAGTACGGCCACCACTTCCGCGTATACACGCAAAGCGGCAAACACTCCGAGATGCTGGCCCATGCCGTTCCTTTTGGAACACTCATGTCCATGAGTGCAATCTCCAGGTCCGTGCGTCTGGCTCACAGCGTCAGGAAAAAGATGTTGTTTGCCTCCATCTCCGGTACAGAGATCACCGAAGTCGAATTCGCCAGAATGAAAATGTGA
- a CDS encoding tryptophan--tRNA ligase — MAEQINPWSSTPKVDINRLFEEFGIESFASQKKLLEDQPVFIRRDIVAGHRGYEAISEAIRMKKPFHVLTGFMPSGHPHFGHLMVMKEVVWHINQGGRGFISMADREAHAVRGLSWDICDKYAREYMECLYALGFKGEIYSQRKNNTLKDLAFEAATKINFSELSAIYGFGPETELAHAMSVAMQVGDILYPQLVGGIAPTVVPVGIDQDPHIRLTRDVTKALRMFLVEDRGSHISIRVKKATPEAIDAVAKRFKGAKKYEGHIDLPAGYTVDAVDEIVRSIEQEFGGFGFMLPSSTYHSFLQGLQGGKMSSSVPDSLFWFDDTEKDAKKKIMGALTGGRQTLEEQKKLGGEPEKCSIYQLNKFHMQEDDKELAKMCEACKAGELMCGTCKKETLERVLTFLKEFKEKRAEVSHMVEW, encoded by the coding sequence ATGGCAGAACAAATAAACCCCTGGTCAAGCACACCTAAAGTCGATATCAACAGACTCTTTGAAGAATTCGGTATCGAATCGTTTGCTTCCCAGAAAAAACTCCTGGAAGATCAGCCCGTCTTCATCAGAAGAGATATCGTTGCCGGTCACCGCGGCTACGAGGCGATATCCGAAGCAATACGAATGAAAAAACCGTTCCATGTCCTAACCGGGTTCATGCCCTCAGGACACCCGCACTTTGGACACCTGATGGTGATGAAAGAGGTCGTCTGGCATATCAATCAGGGCGGACGCGGATTCATTTCTATGGCGGACAGAGAGGCACACGCGGTCCGCGGCCTCTCCTGGGACATCTGCGACAAATACGCACGTGAATATATGGAATGCCTCTATGCTCTCGGATTCAAAGGCGAGATCTACTCCCAGCGTAAAAACAATACTCTCAAAGATCTGGCATTCGAGGCGGCAACAAAGATAAATTTCTCCGAGCTCTCGGCAATATACGGATTTGGCCCGGAGACGGAACTTGCCCATGCGATGAGCGTTGCCATGCAGGTGGGAGACATCCTCTATCCCCAGCTCGTTGGAGGGATAGCCCCAACAGTCGTTCCAGTCGGAATCGATCAGGATCCGCATATCAGGCTGACACGCGATGTCACCAAAGCCCTGCGGATGTTCCTTGTCGAGGACAGAGGTTCGCATATCAGCATCCGGGTGAAAAAAGCAACCCCTGAAGCGATCGATGCGGTCGCAAAACGCTTCAAGGGTGCGAAAAAATACGAAGGACACATCGATCTTCCAGCAGGATATACCGTCGACGCAGTCGATGAGATCGTCCGGTCCATCGAACAGGAATTCGGCGGCTTTGGATTCATGCTGCCGTCTTCAACCTACCACAGTTTCCTGCAGGGCCTGCAGGGAGGAAAGATGTCATCCTCGGTCCCTGACAGTCTTTTCTGGTTCGATGACACGGAAAAGGATGCAAAGAAGAAGATCATGGGCGCTCTTACCGGCGGCAGACAGACGCTGGAAGAACAGAAAAAACTCGGCGGCGAACCGGAAAAATGCTCAATCTATCAGCTCAACAAATTCCACATGCAGGAAGACGATAAGGAACTCGCAAAGATGTGTGAAGCCTGTAAAGCGGGCGAACTGATGTGCGGAACCTGTAAGAAGGAAACACTGGAGCGTGTTCTCACCTTCCTCAAAGAATTCAAAGAAAAACGTGCTGAAGTATCTCACATGGTGGAGTGGTAA
- a CDS encoding phenylalanine--tRNA ligase subunit alpha: MDLTINEKRVLAALNGSGPKAAEILAEKMEATRESVIQWAHLCADKGLVTLEKTVTEQAELTEEGEKYAKEGLPERQILNSIDGSVPLAELIKNPLSKIAIGWLRKKNWITIKDGIVSVNENITVGEDELALKNPVPGTPACKELAKRGLVETVENTSWKIGLTLEGEKIAKEGLDLREEVATLTREQILSGEWKNLPLRRYSIDKLPKKIYGGRVHPNQQILDEIRDLLFEMGFTEFHGSIVQNSFWNFDSLYQPQDHPAREMQDTFHLAEELPLPNGWEKIRDIHKFGGDTGSTGWGGEWSPDVGKKCVLRTHSTSLSIQYLAEHPNPPLKAFSISRVYRRETIDPTHLPEFEQLEGIVMDKDLHFGHLLGFFKEFFGRMGFEEVRFRPGYFPYTEPSVEPEVWVDGLGWVELGGAGIFRKEVTAPWGIDCPVLAWGLGVSRVSMLRMGLKDLRQLYKSDIDWIRSSPVRRG; encoded by the coding sequence ATGGATCTCACAATAAATGAGAAAAGGGTTCTTGCAGCCCTCAATGGATCCGGGCCTAAGGCTGCGGAAATACTTGCAGAAAAGATGGAGGCCACACGTGAATCGGTGATCCAGTGGGCCCACCTCTGCGCGGACAAGGGTCTTGTCACCCTCGAAAAAACAGTTACAGAGCAGGCAGAACTCACGGAAGAAGGAGAGAAATATGCGAAAGAAGGACTTCCGGAACGGCAGATCCTAAATAGCATAGACGGCTCTGTTCCGCTTGCCGAGCTGATCAAAAACCCGCTTTCCAAGATTGCGATCGGCTGGCTGAGAAAGAAGAACTGGATAACGATCAAAGACGGGATCGTATCCGTTAATGAGAATATCACCGTCGGCGAGGATGAACTGGCGCTGAAAAATCCGGTTCCGGGCACACCAGCCTGCAAAGAACTGGCAAAACGCGGACTGGTTGAAACGGTGGAAAACACATCATGGAAGATCGGTTTGACTCTGGAAGGTGAAAAAATCGCCAAAGAAGGTCTTGATCTGAGAGAAGAGGTTGCCACCCTCACGCGTGAGCAGATCCTCTCCGGCGAATGGAAGAATCTGCCGCTTCGAAGATACAGCATCGACAAGCTCCCGAAAAAGATCTACGGCGGCCGGGTCCACCCGAACCAGCAGATCCTGGATGAGATCCGCGATCTCCTCTTCGAGATGGGATTCACCGAGTTCCACGGATCCATCGTCCAGAACTCATTCTGGAACTTCGATTCCCTATATCAGCCGCAGGATCATCCCGCACGCGAGATGCAGGACACGTTCCACCTGGCTGAAGAGCTGCCGCTTCCAAACGGATGGGAAAAGATCAGAGATATCCACAAATTCGGCGGAGACACCGGTTCTACCGGCTGGGGCGGAGAGTGGAGTCCGGACGTTGGAAAGAAATGTGTTCTGAGAACGCACTCCACCTCGCTGTCGATTCAGTACCTCGCCGAGCACCCGAACCCGCCGCTGAAGGCATTTTCCATCTCCCGTGTCTACCGAAGGGAAACGATCGATCCGACCCATCTGCCGGAGTTTGAACAGCTGGAAGGTATCGTAATGGACAAGGACCTTCACTTCGGTCACCTTCTCGGATTTTTCAAGGAGTTCTTCGGCAGAATGGGATTCGAAGAGGTCAGATTCCGCCCGGGATACTTCCCCTACACCGAACCGTCGGTCGAACCGGAGGTCTGGGTCGACGGGCTTGGCTGGGTCGAGCTTGGAGGAGCCGGTATCTTCCGAAAAGAAGTCACGGCACCCTGGGGAATCGACTGTCCGGTCCTCGCCTGGGGACTCGGAGTTTCCCGGGTCTCCATGCTGAGAATGGGTCTCAAAGATCTCCGTCAGCTGTATAAGAGCGATATTGACTGGATACGCTCCAGTCCGGTAAGGAGGGGCTAA